The Listeria sp. PSOL-1 genome includes a region encoding these proteins:
- the buk gene encoding butyrate kinase produces MEFTVLTINPGSTSTKVAVYQGYTLLFEEEVRHLKEELQSFERVIDQLSFRKKVVEHVLLTHHFTFEKLDAIVGRGGLLHPMSGGTYRINEQMIQDLADAVCGEHASNLGALIAQDLSESLGHLPAFIVDPVVVDEMQPIARITGHKNYERKSIFHALNHKATARKIAAKLDKKYEESRFIVAHLGGGISVAAHLNGKVVDVNNALDGEGPFSPERSGSLPLGSFLSACFSEEVSKSDLYKQIVGQGGMISYLDTNDMRVVLKMIASGNAYAELIFQAMAYQIAKEIGSYATVLQGNIDAIILTGGLARSEQFMHEIEKNISWIAPVAIEPGEDELEALNGGVQRVLAGLEKEKIYQ; encoded by the coding sequence ATGGAATTCACAGTTCTTACAATTAATCCAGGATCAACATCGACAAAAGTGGCGGTTTATCAAGGATACACACTACTTTTTGAAGAGGAAGTTCGTCATTTAAAGGAAGAACTTCAAAGCTTTGAGCGTGTTATCGATCAGCTTTCTTTTAGAAAAAAGGTTGTGGAGCACGTGCTTTTGACACACCATTTTACGTTTGAAAAACTTGATGCCATTGTTGGACGCGGAGGACTTCTTCATCCAATGTCTGGCGGTACATACCGGATCAATGAACAAATGATACAAGATTTAGCAGATGCAGTGTGCGGGGAACATGCTTCAAATTTAGGAGCTTTGATTGCACAAGATTTAAGTGAATCGCTAGGCCATCTCCCTGCATTTATTGTCGATCCTGTAGTCGTTGATGAAATGCAACCCATCGCTAGAATAACAGGCCATAAAAACTATGAACGAAAAAGTATTTTTCATGCTTTAAATCATAAAGCTACAGCGCGAAAAATAGCGGCTAAACTAGATAAAAAATATGAAGAAAGCCGTTTTATCGTAGCGCATCTTGGCGGCGGAATTTCTGTTGCTGCTCACTTAAATGGAAAAGTTGTTGATGTGAATAATGCGTTAGACGGCGAGGGGCCATTTAGTCCTGAACGAAGCGGTAGTTTACCTCTTGGGAGTTTTCTTTCCGCTTGTTTTAGCGAAGAGGTTTCAAAATCTGACCTATATAAGCAAATCGTTGGGCAAGGTGGCATGATTTCTTATTTAGATACCAATGATATGCGGGTTGTTTTAAAAATGATCGCTTCTGGTAACGCTTATGCTGAATTGATTTTTCAAGCAATGGCCTATCAAATCGCTAAGGAAATAGGTTCTTATGCGACAGTTCTTCAAGGAAACATTGATGCTATTATCTTAACGGGCGGACTTGCTCGTAGTGAACAGTTTATGCATGAGATTGAAAAAAATATTTCTTGGATTGCACCTGTTGCGATTGAGCCAGGGGAAGATGAGCTTGAAGCATTGAATGGTGGCGTCCAGCGTGTTTTAGCAGGACTTGAAAAAGAGAAAATTTATCAATAA
- a CDS encoding phosphate acyltransferase codes for MNRKSFFDGHEPIEQLTYVVAGACDPVILKTVRLAVAQNLGKFLLVSTEPLDLSDLKDKVTCIQVADEQEAVKKAVEAITSKKADILMKGFVKTATLLHHVLLKENHLRTDSLLSQIALFEIPSYHKPLLITDAAMNIAPDFEAKKQITQNAISAAHALGISCPKVAFLSAVETPTAKMPSTMDAEKLVTYFIKSGQKVAVSGPLAMDAAISKEAARHKGITDSVAGDADILIVPNIETGNVLYKTLVYCAHAKVGSSIIGAKVPIVISSRSDSAENKLASLFLTSRMISKSLL; via the coding sequence ATGAACAGAAAATCATTTTTTGATGGGCATGAACCTATAGAACAGTTGACCTATGTCGTTGCGGGCGCTTGTGATCCCGTTATTTTAAAAACAGTTCGGCTAGCTGTAGCACAAAATCTAGGGAAGTTTTTATTAGTTAGCACAGAACCACTTGACCTGAGCGATTTAAAAGATAAAGTGACTTGTATCCAAGTAGCAGACGAGCAAGAGGCTGTAAAAAAAGCAGTAGAAGCTATCACAAGCAAGAAAGCGGACATTCTAATGAAAGGCTTTGTTAAAACAGCAACCCTTCTTCATCATGTATTGTTGAAGGAAAATCATTTGCGAACAGATTCTTTATTATCACAAATTGCTCTTTTTGAAATCCCATCTTATCATAAGCCGCTTTTAATAACAGATGCGGCGATGAATATTGCACCTGATTTTGAAGCGAAAAAACAAATCACACAGAATGCTATTTCAGCAGCACATGCACTTGGGATCTCTTGCCCTAAGGTCGCTTTTTTATCGGCTGTCGAAACTCCTACTGCGAAAATGCCTTCGACTATGGATGCTGAAAAACTTGTTACGTATTTCATAAAAAGTGGCCAAAAAGTAGCTGTTTCTGGCCCACTTGCTATGGATGCAGCCATTTCAAAAGAAGCAGCGAGGCATAAAGGAATAACGGATAGCGTAGCAGGCGATGCTGATATTCTTATCGTCCCAAATATCGAAACCGGTAATGTTCTTTATAAAACACTGGTTTATTGTGCCCATGCTAAAGTGGGAAGTAGCATTATTGGCGCTAAAGTACCTATTGTGATTTCATCTCGTAGTGATTCTGCTGAAAATAAACTCGCATCATTATTTTTAACTAGCAGAATGATTAGCAAATCGTTACTTTAG
- the recN gene encoding DNA repair protein RecN translates to MLQELTIKNFAIIESLELSFEEGMTVLTGETGAGKSIIIDALGLLVGGRGSSQLIRHGAESLELQALFALSDEDQKISDWLLENGIDSSDKMIVLERILYKTGKNSCRVNGKLVTTVLLRDLGSRLIDIHSQHEHQELLHDEFHLNLLDRFSVAEIGKLKQEYQTLFHKWQEADQELQNWTKNEQELAQRLDMLRFQHQEIEAAQLVLGEEEDLNAQKNTLANFEKLNENLSGAYQALEKEQGGLTFIGEAMRQLEVAKEISSDYEEVSEAVSSSYYMLEDAVTEIRQALERMEFQPDELNRIENRLAEMSQLKRKYGKTIENIMAYHTEIQSEIDQLADSESHVTELEAKCDQLKAEAEQMAEKLSLCRKKAATLLEKQIKEELNQLYMDKAIFKVEFEKTKQLGKDGYDQVAFHMSTNPGEPLKPLAKVASGGELSRMMLALKSIFSKHQGITSIIFDEVDTGVSGRVAQAIAEKIYTVSVGSQVLCISHLPQVAAMADYHFYITKEVIGKRTKTSVDVLIGADREVEIGRMIAGSEITELAKSHAKEMLDLAAKIKQNKN, encoded by the coding sequence TTGCTTCAAGAATTAACGATAAAAAACTTTGCGATCATTGAATCACTGGAGCTTTCTTTTGAAGAGGGAATGACTGTTTTAACTGGTGAAACAGGTGCTGGGAAATCGATTATCATTGACGCACTAGGACTTCTTGTTGGTGGGAGAGGTTCAAGTCAGCTCATCCGTCATGGTGCTGAAAGTCTTGAACTTCAAGCTTTATTTGCTTTATCTGATGAAGATCAGAAAATAAGTGACTGGCTTTTAGAAAATGGCATTGATAGCTCTGATAAGATGATCGTATTAGAACGAATTTTATATAAAACTGGAAAAAATAGTTGTCGCGTAAACGGAAAATTAGTGACAACTGTTTTGTTGCGGGATTTAGGAAGTCGTTTGATTGATATTCACAGTCAACATGAGCATCAAGAATTACTTCATGATGAATTTCATCTGAATTTACTTGACCGCTTCAGTGTAGCGGAAATTGGAAAGCTAAAGCAAGAATATCAAACACTTTTTCATAAATGGCAGGAAGCTGACCAAGAGTTGCAAAATTGGACAAAAAATGAGCAGGAACTTGCCCAGCGACTTGATATGTTGCGGTTTCAACATCAAGAAATTGAAGCGGCTCAGTTAGTGCTAGGTGAGGAAGAGGACTTGAATGCACAAAAAAACACTTTAGCAAACTTTGAAAAGCTAAATGAAAATTTATCTGGGGCCTATCAAGCACTTGAAAAAGAACAAGGTGGACTTACTTTCATTGGGGAAGCTATGCGACAACTTGAAGTAGCAAAGGAGATTTCAAGCGATTACGAAGAAGTAAGTGAAGCTGTTTCTTCCAGTTACTATATGTTAGAAGATGCTGTAACTGAGATTCGTCAAGCGCTTGAACGGATGGAATTTCAACCAGATGAATTAAATCGCATTGAAAATCGGCTGGCTGAAATGAGCCAGTTAAAACGAAAATACGGGAAAACCATTGAAAATATCATGGCCTATCATACAGAAATTCAATCAGAAATTGACCAGCTGGCAGATAGTGAATCGCATGTTACTGAATTAGAAGCTAAGTGTGATCAGTTAAAAGCTGAGGCAGAACAAATGGCTGAAAAACTGTCGTTATGTCGAAAAAAAGCAGCAACTCTTCTGGAAAAACAGATCAAGGAAGAATTAAACCAACTTTACATGGATAAAGCCATTTTTAAAGTTGAATTTGAAAAAACTAAGCAGTTAGGAAAAGATGGCTATGACCAGGTTGCTTTTCATATGTCAACGAATCCAGGAGAGCCATTAAAACCACTTGCCAAAGTAGCTTCTGGTGGAGAACTTTCAAGAATGATGCTAGCGCTAAAAAGTATTTTTTCTAAACACCAAGGAATCACATCAATTATTTTTGATGAGGTTGATACTGGTGTAAGCGGGCGAGTGGCACAAGCTATTGCGGAGAAGATCTACACGGTTTCAGTTGGTTCGCAAGTTCTTTGTATTTCACATTTACCACAAGTAGCAGCAATGGCTGATTATCATTTTTATATTACAAAAGAGGTTATTGGAAAGCGAACAAAGACTTCTGTAGATGTTTTAATTGGTGCTGATCGTGAAGTTGAAATTGGACGAATGATTGCTGGATCAGAAATTACTGAACTAGCCAAAAGCCACGCCAAAGAAATGCTAGATCTTGCTGCGAAAATAAAACAAAATAAAAATTAA
- the lpdA gene encoding dihydrolipoyl dehydrogenase, which produces MAKEYDVVVLGGGTGGYVAAISAAKKGLKVAVVEKDKLGGTCLHRGCIPSKALLRSAEVFQTVKKAAEFGVEVASPTFNFLQAQKRKEQIVSQLENGIHQLFKQGKIDLYAGTGRILGPSIFSPTAGTISVEYEDGSENEMLIPKNLIIATGSKPRSLPGLELDEKIVFSSDGALQMESLPKSILIVGGGVIGMEWASMLHDFGVQVTVLEYADRVIPTEDAEISKELTRLFKKKKIKMVTSAEVIADSLIKDEASVTISATVKGEKQEFSAEKMLVSVGRTATVSNIGLENTEIVVEKGFIQVNEFYQTKETHIFAIGDCIPTLQLAHVAMHEGVLAVNHITGGKVEPLNYDLVPRCIYTTPEIASVGRTAEQAKKLGTETKSGKFFFRGIGKALVFGESDGFVKIVADKNTDDLVGVSMIGPHVTDMISEAALAQVLDATPFEIGETIHPHPTLSEAFAEAALAVDGNQIHG; this is translated from the coding sequence ATGGCAAAAGAATATGATGTGGTTGTACTCGGGGGAGGAACGGGAGGCTACGTTGCGGCGATCTCTGCTGCAAAAAAAGGCTTAAAAGTGGCAGTTGTCGAAAAAGATAAATTAGGAGGAACTTGCTTACACCGTGGTTGTATACCAAGTAAAGCATTACTTCGCTCAGCAGAAGTATTCCAAACTGTAAAAAAAGCTGCTGAATTCGGTGTTGAGGTTGCTTCTCCAACGTTTAATTTTTTACAAGCGCAAAAGCGCAAAGAACAAATCGTTAGCCAACTTGAGAATGGGATTCATCAACTTTTTAAACAAGGGAAAATTGATTTATATGCCGGAACAGGTAGAATCCTTGGACCATCCATTTTTTCACCTACAGCAGGTACGATTTCTGTTGAATATGAAGATGGTTCAGAAAATGAAATGTTAATCCCTAAAAATTTAATTATTGCAACAGGCTCTAAACCAAGGTCGCTTCCTGGCCTTGAGCTTGATGAAAAAATTGTTTTCTCATCAGATGGAGCGCTACAAATGGAAAGCCTACCGAAGTCAATTTTGATCGTTGGCGGTGGTGTAATTGGGATGGAATGGGCCTCGATGCTGCATGATTTCGGCGTTCAAGTTACTGTTTTAGAATATGCTGATCGAGTCATTCCAACTGAAGACGCAGAAATTTCAAAAGAACTTACACGTCTTTTTAAGAAAAAGAAAATCAAAATGGTTACAAGTGCTGAAGTGATCGCAGATTCATTAATAAAAGATGAAGCTAGTGTAACCATTTCAGCAACTGTAAAAGGTGAAAAACAAGAATTCTCTGCAGAAAAAATGCTTGTTTCTGTTGGGAGAACAGCCACTGTCTCTAATATTGGACTTGAAAATACAGAGATTGTTGTTGAAAAAGGTTTTATCCAAGTGAATGAATTTTATCAAACCAAAGAAACACATATTTTTGCAATTGGTGACTGCATTCCAACGTTACAGCTTGCTCACGTAGCCATGCATGAAGGGGTTCTTGCTGTCAATCATATTACTGGTGGCAAGGTAGAACCACTAAATTATGATTTAGTTCCACGCTGTATCTATACGACGCCTGAAATTGCAAGCGTTGGAAGAACAGCTGAACAAGCAAAAAAACTAGGAACAGAAACGAAATCAGGGAAATTCTTTTTCCGAGGAATTGGGAAAGCACTTGTATTTGGTGAGTCGGATGGTTTCGTTAAAATTGTAGCGGATAAGAATACAGATGACTTGGTTGGTGTATCCATGATTGGGCCTCATGTAACGGATATGATTAGTGAGGCAGCACTTGCCCAAGTTCTTGATGCCACGCCATTTGAAATAGGTGAAACCATTCACCCACATCCAACCTTATCAGAAGCTTTTGCTGAAGCAGCTCTTGCTGTCGATGGTAATCAAATTCATGGATGA